From Myxocyprinus asiaticus isolate MX2 ecotype Aquarium Trade chromosome 25, UBuf_Myxa_2, whole genome shotgun sequence, one genomic window encodes:
- the stx11b.2 gene encoding syntaxin-11b.2: MRDRLDHLQAVSVSNGTLEEHENTQALPSSENTYHDDPSQDSGSTNPDMEAVFDEAQEARREIQLINLEVKRLREQNSRMFREAMCSNTSNSSNSNAIAADIKTRGQEMVAHLRKMDSHAKELEKKHGVNSLVARIARTQYASVSNSFSDAMVEYNDAEVSHRESCKAYIQRQMEIVGREVTGDQIEEMLESGQWNVFSENMVSEGKTARSALIQIESRHTELLELERRIQSLHEVFLDVAMLVEEQSSTTDCIHTSVQSTQVEVREVLVKLERAKRHDRNNPFKKLFFWRK; this comes from the coding sequence ATGAGAGACAGACTTGATCACCTCCAGGCAGTATCAGTGTCCAATGGGACTTTAGAGGAGCATGAAAACACCCAAGCTCTTCCCTCTTCAGAAAACACATACCATGATGACCCTTCTCAGGACTCAGGCAGCACCAACCCTGATATGGAGGCTGTCTTCGATGAGGCACAGGAGGCTCGACGTGAGATTCAGCTCATCAATCTGGAAGTGAAGCGTCTTAGGGAGCAAAACTCCCGTATGTTTAGAGAGGCAATGTGCTCTAATACCTCAAATTCAAGTAACTCTAATGCAATTGCTGCTGACATCAAGACTCGCGGACAGGAAATGGTTGCACACCTTCGCAAGATGGATTCTCATGCTAAAGAGTTAGAGAAGAAGCACGGGGTCAATTCACTTGTGGCAAGAATTGCCCGAACGCAGTATGCTAGCGTAAGCAACAGTTTCAGTGATGCCATGGTGGAGTACAACGATGCTGAGGTGAGCCACAGGGAGTCTTGCAAGGCGTACATTCAACGGCAGATGGAGATTGTGGGGCGAGAGGTCACAGGTGACCAGATCGAGGAGATGCTGGAGAGCGGTCAGTGGAACGTCTTCAGTGAGAACATGGTTTCCGAAGGTAAAACGGCACGGTCTGCACTCATTCAGATTGAGAGCCGACATACAGAACTTCTAGAGCTGGAGAGGCGCATACAGAGCCTTCATGAAGTTTTTCTAGATGTGGCCATGCTAGTAGAAGAGCAGAGCTCAACGACAGACTGCATTCACACCAGTGTTCAATCAACGCAGGTGGAGGTCAGGGAGGTCCTTGTGAAGCTTGAGAGAGCCAAGAGGCATGATAGAAACAATCCTTTTAAGAAATTGTTCTTCTGGAGAAAATGA
- the LOC127416274 gene encoding syntaxin-11-like, with protein sequence MRDRLDHLQTICESKSQLVEMESDSFSNVDLEEDFNQQAIIYDSSDKMESVLDEAQDTRCEIQLIRLEVKRLKEQNTRLLSVPTRTTHVKRNANVIVGDIKHRGEDVLARLHKMDTCAKELEEEHHVNSAVARIARTQYATLSNNFRDAMTEYNDAEMSHKESCKLHIQRQMEIVGREVSGEQIEEMLENGQWNIFSDNIISEGKTARSALNQIETRHRDLLELENRLKSLHEVFLDVAMLVEEQGPMTDYILNNVQKTDALLGEVLVKLKRAKRYKNNNPFKKMFCGCFPCAKL encoded by the coding sequence ATGAGGGACAGACTAGATCATCTGCAGACCATCTGTGAGTCTAAAAGCCAGCTGGTGGAGATGGAGTCAGACTCTTTCAGCAATGTGGACCTGGAGGAGGATTTCAACCAGCAGGCTATCATTTATGACAGCAGTGACAAGATGGAGTCTGTGCTTGATGAGGCTCAGGACACTAGGTGTGAGATTCAGCTCATCCGCCTTGAGGTGAAGCGTCTCAAGGAGCAAAACACGCGTCTACTTAGTGTACCAACTCGTACAACTCATGTAAAGCGCAATGCTAATGTCATCGTCGGTGACATCAAGCACCGAGGAGAGGATGTTCTGGCACGCCTTCATAAAATGGATACCTGCGCCAAAGAGCTTGAAGAAGAGCACCATGTGAACTCAGCTGTGGCGAGAATTGCCCGAACACAGTATGCCACCCTGAGCAACAACTTCCGGGATGCAATGACAGAGTACAATGATGCAGAGATGAGCCACAAGGAAAGTTGCAAGCTTCACATCCAACGGCAAATGGAGATAGTGGGCAGAGAGGTTTCAGGTGAGCAGATTGAGGAGATGCTGGAAAATGGCCAGTGGAACATCTTCAGTGACAACATTATCTCAGAAGGTAAAACGGCTCGATCCGCACTCAACCAGATTGAGACCAGACATCGGGACCTGCTGGAGTTAGAAAATCGACTCAAGAGCCTTCATGAAGTGTTTCTGGATGTAGCTATGCTTGTTGAGGAACAAGGACCCATGACAGACTACATCTTAAACAATGTTCAGAAAACCGATGCTTTGCTTGGTGAAGTCCTTGTCAAACTGAAAAGGGCCAAGAGGTATAAAAATAACAACCCATTCAAGAAAATGTTCTGTGGATGCTTTCCGTGCGCAAAGCTTTGA